One window of Phycisphaeraceae bacterium genomic DNA carries:
- a CDS encoding cytochrome c oxidase subunit 3 — MTTLDSRSNPLGADVQGSTEPLWKRYLPGHHWRTADEEFDACTLGFWLFLATEVLLFAGLFCGYTVMRFKFPEAFVNGSSYLDWRWGALNTVVLLISSYTMAASIRAFQLDRQREGRWLLATTFVCGLAFLAIKFTFEYTPKLSGWFIAFDPALSHYKELVDGKALGGLFHHVAGYGGKAPGQFFSYAFSEDAWEPLWWSIYYCATGIHALHVVIGMTLIAWCFRRALFFRAYGPGHYTMVENTGLYWHLVDLIWIFLFPLLYLIH; from the coding sequence ATGACCACACTCGATTCAAGATCCAATCCGCTGGGCGCAGATGTGCAGGGCAGTACCGAGCCTCTCTGGAAGCGGTATCTGCCCGGACACCACTGGCGCACGGCGGATGAAGAGTTCGATGCGTGCACGCTGGGCTTCTGGCTCTTTCTCGCGACGGAAGTGCTGCTGTTCGCCGGGCTCTTCTGCGGCTACACGGTCATGCGCTTCAAGTTCCCCGAGGCGTTCGTCAATGGGTCGTCGTACCTCGACTGGCGCTGGGGCGCGCTCAACACCGTTGTGCTGCTGATCTCTTCCTACACGATGGCAGCGTCGATCCGCGCTTTCCAGCTCGACCGTCAGCGCGAGGGCAGGTGGCTGCTGGCCACCACGTTCGTCTGCGGCTTGGCGTTCCTGGCGATCAAGTTCACCTTCGAGTACACACCCAAACTCTCGGGATGGTTCATCGCGTTCGATCCGGCACTCTCACACTATAAAGAACTCGTCGACGGCAAGGCCCTCGGCGGTCTCTTCCATCACGTCGCCGGCTACGGCGGCAAGGCGCCGGGCCAGTTCTTCTCCTACGCGTTCTCCGAGGACGCCTGGGAGCCGCTCTGGTGGAGCATTTACTACTGCGCCACCGGCATTCACGCGCTCCACGTCGTGATCGGGATGACTCTGATCGCGTGGTGTTTCCGGCGCGCTCTGTTCTTCCGTGCGTACGGCCCCGGCCACTACACCATGGTCGAGAACACCGGCCTTTACTGGCACCTCGTCGATCTGATCTGGATCTTCCTCTTCCCTCTGCTGTATCTGATCCACTAA
- a CDS encoding cytochrome C oxidase subunit IV family protein → MSTPHAAAPEVFDELDPHGMGAYTKHSHHIVSGMTLKSILVILLAFTALTVGAAQAEKWIESALHYELPRWVNVIVAMSIATVKATLVLMFFMLLRYSNPINTVVFLFCLLAFALFLFFTLLDLGTRGMINPIKAHQVEAGGIGGIHAGWGKDAPIINQAPVVFWRERKIAEVGVDKYNWMKSILAHPHKHANIVPNSSGNISINRPGITAGLFSAEAPVAHDEHGAHGAGDHAPAGHAEPEKHEPKAAEPVQH, encoded by the coding sequence ATGAGCACCCCGCACGCAGCCGCCCCCGAAGTGTTCGACGAACTCGATCCGCACGGCATGGGCGCGTACACCAAGCACTCGCACCACATCGTTTCGGGCATGACGCTCAAGTCGATCCTGGTGATCCTGCTCGCCTTCACGGCGCTCACGGTCGGCGCGGCCCAGGCCGAGAAATGGATCGAATCCGCGCTGCATTACGAACTGCCCCGCTGGGTCAACGTCATCGTGGCGATGAGCATTGCCACGGTCAAGGCCACGCTCGTGCTGATGTTCTTCATGCTGCTCAGGTACAGCAACCCTATCAACACCGTCGTCTTTCTGTTCTGTCTCCTCGCGTTCGCGCTCTTCCTTTTCTTCACGCTCCTCGATCTCGGCACCCGCGGCATGATCAACCCGATCAAGGCGCACCAGGTCGAAGCCGGCGGGATAGGCGGCATTCACGCCGGATGGGGCAAGGATGCGCCGATCATCAACCAGGCGCCCGTGGTGTTCTGGCGCGAGCGCAAGATCGCCGAGGTCGGTGTGGACAAGTACAACTGGATGAAGTCGATCCTCGCGCACCCGCACAAGCACGCGAATATCGTTCCGAACTCTTCCGGCAACATCTCGATCAACCGTCCCGGCATTACCGCCGGTCTCTTCAGCGCCGAAGCGCCTGTCGCGCACGATGAGCACGGCGCCCACGGCGCGGGCGATCACGCCCCGGCCGGTCACGCCGAGCCCGAAAAACACGAGCCCAAGGCTGCCGAGCCCGTGCAGCACTGA
- a CDS encoding ABC transporter permease: MSDPSLQSTSESSTVGVIGLVASVGEAVREALSVSGAWLVSLVVGAADFSRFCGAVLMGLPHLRTWARRDRLMPQLFFVGTTSIPVLALTGAFIGMTLAFEGYPQFRAIGQEGRLGGVINISVVKQLGPVLAGVMLAGRVGCSLAAALGSMRVTEQLDAMRAMASDPIRVLVVPRVVACVVMIPALTVVSNLCGVLGGLLVTIYFYGADREQYFYYSQLLVNWYEIAQGLVKSLFFGAAMGMIACYKGFNCRPGAEGVGRATTEAFVASFLAIILLGLVMAKVGNDIGQIIYGGSTSVFR, encoded by the coding sequence ATGAGCGATCCTTCCCTCCAGAGCACGAGCGAATCTTCGACGGTCGGTGTGATCGGCCTCGTCGCCTCGGTCGGTGAGGCGGTGCGGGAAGCGCTCTCTGTGTCGGGCGCCTGGCTGGTGTCGCTGGTTGTCGGCGCGGCCGATTTTTCTCGATTCTGCGGCGCGGTGCTCATGGGCCTTCCGCACTTGCGAACCTGGGCGCGGCGCGACCGGCTCATGCCTCAATTGTTCTTCGTCGGCACAACGTCGATCCCCGTTTTGGCTCTGACCGGCGCGTTCATCGGGATGACGCTTGCGTTCGAGGGATATCCGCAGTTTCGAGCGATCGGCCAGGAAGGCCGCCTGGGCGGAGTCATCAACATCTCGGTGGTGAAGCAGCTCGGGCCGGTGCTCGCCGGAGTCATGCTCGCCGGGCGAGTCGGTTGTTCGCTTGCCGCGGCGCTCGGCTCGATGCGCGTCACCGAGCAGCTCGACGCGATGCGGGCGATGGCGAGCGACCCGATCCGGGTGCTGGTTGTTCCACGCGTTGTCGCGTGCGTGGTGATGATCCCGGCGCTGACGGTCGTGTCGAATCTGTGCGGAGTGCTGGGCGGCCTTCTCGTCACGATCTACTTCTACGGCGCAGACAGGGAGCAGTACTTCTATTACAGTCAGCTGCTTGTGAACTGGTACGAAATCGCGCAGGGGCTCGTCAAGAGCCTGTTCTTCGGCGCCGCGATGGGCATGATCGCCTGCTACAAAGGATTCAATTGCCGTCCGGGAGCCGAGGGTGTTGGCCGGGCGACCACCGAGGCGTTCGTCGCGAGTTTTCTTGCGATCATCCTGCTCGGGCTGGTCATGGCGAAAGTCGGGAACGATATCGGGCAGATCATTTACGGCGGCAGCACGAGCGTTTTCCGTTAG
- a CDS encoding OmpA family protein yields the protein MSLFSGIQRGFLTALLGLACLTAGLGGCVNQGEYDRLYETNRGLTDRNATLQRERDDALAARDLTRQQLAKTEAALAALQAQNDELMRRMRESGLSLADLEARLKGLSVAMLDADTDSLLRQLAAQYPDLLLYDDARGMLRFASDLTFASGSDAIQPQAQAAIAALAGILKNPVTAKYEVIVVGHTDAQRISANTAKRFPTNVHLSAGRAISVRSALANDGVVPGKMQVAGWGEFRPAVPNTPSGNTPQNRRVEIYLMLPKNPADITTMNESIPMDSSQSVTPDRSSPPPRAPDINK from the coding sequence ATGTCACTTTTCAGCGGAATCCAGCGCGGTTTTTTGACGGCCCTTCTCGGGCTCGCTTGCCTGACGGCCGGGCTCGGTGGCTGCGTCAATCAGGGCGAATACGACCGCCTGTACGAGACCAATCGCGGGCTGACCGATCGCAACGCGACCCTGCAGCGTGAGCGCGACGATGCGCTCGCGGCGCGGGACCTGACACGCCAGCAACTGGCCAAGACCGAGGCGGCACTTGCCGCTTTGCAGGCCCAGAATGACGAACTGATGCGTCGCATGCGCGAATCCGGCCTTTCGCTAGCCGATCTCGAGGCCCGCTTGAAGGGTCTCTCGGTGGCGATGCTCGATGCCGACACCGACTCGCTGCTCCGCCAGCTCGCCGCCCAATACCCGGATCTGCTCCTGTACGACGACGCTCGCGGCATGCTCCGGTTCGCGTCGGACTTGACCTTTGCTTCGGGTTCGGACGCGATCCAGCCCCAGGCCCAAGCGGCCATCGCGGCCCTCGCCGGCATCCTGAAGAACCCTGTTACGGCAAAGTATGAAGTGATCGTCGTCGGCCATACCGACGCGCAGCGCATCAGCGCCAACACGGCCAAGCGCTTCCCCACAAACGTGCACCTGTCGGCGGGACGCGCGATCAGCGTTCGTTCGGCGCTCGCGAACGACGGCGTCGTTCCGGGCAAGATGCAGGTCGCGGGCTGGGGCGAATTCCGCCCGGCCGTGCCAAATACCCCCAGCGGCAACACCCCCCAGAATCGGCGCGTTGAGATTTACCTGATGCTTCCGAAGAACCCGGCGGACATCACCACGATGAACGAATCGATTCCGATGGATTCGAGCCAGTCGGTGACGCCCGACCGCTCGAGCCCGCCGCCCCGAGCGCCCGACATCAACAAGTAA
- a CDS encoding amidohydrolase family protein, translating to MNPTGIPNSLAPGTYRLDAAGAVDAGPRPLALAPASLLFEVSTAGIRLLAADAPPRIDLHPAAARAIRINLADSVITPRFVNAHTHLDLTHIGPKPRSGFAAFVDLVRSSRLDESQAIRESILTGARLSIAGGVAAVGDIAGAVQGAASIQPFHALRDSGLAGVSFVEFFAMGDSVPRALERADGVIAKASAMPPGRVRVGLQPHAPYSVQRAGYRHAIARAARDRLPIATHLAESPEEREFVARASGPQRRLLESLGLWNPALLEEFGKGNSPVAHLAPVLQDRASPMLLVHLNDLSDDDVELLAAANRVAPIHVAYCPRASDFFDAPEVFGPHRYRRLLECGINVCLGTDSIINLPESHAAGASARISPLDDAKLLFERDGCDPGLLLEMLTVRGAIALGLEPSRFTLNRGGEIAGFCALRVGESGLDPRNLWKLALAPESSIVRVI from the coding sequence ATGAATCCAACGGGTATCCCAAACTCGCTCGCCCCCGGTACTTACCGTCTTGATGCCGCGGGCGCAGTTGACGCCGGTCCCCGGCCTCTTGCCCTCGCTCCGGCTTCGCTGCTCTTTGAGGTTTCAACGGCCGGCATCCGCCTTCTCGCCGCGGATGCGCCCCCCCGGATTGACCTTCACCCGGCCGCGGCACGCGCTATCCGGATCAACCTCGCCGACTCCGTGATCACGCCACGGTTCGTCAACGCCCACACCCATCTCGACCTGACGCACATCGGTCCGAAGCCGCGCTCAGGGTTCGCGGCATTCGTCGATCTGGTCCGGAGCAGCCGGCTCGATGAATCCCAGGCGATTCGGGAATCAATTCTGACGGGCGCCCGGCTTTCGATCGCGGGCGGGGTTGCCGCGGTGGGGGATATCGCCGGTGCCGTGCAGGGCGCAGCGTCGATCCAGCCCTTTCACGCGCTCCGCGATTCGGGCCTGGCCGGCGTGTCGTTCGTTGAGTTCTTCGCGATGGGCGATTCCGTCCCGCGTGCTCTCGAACGAGCCGACGGTGTCATCGCCAAAGCATCGGCGATGCCGCCCGGTCGTGTGCGGGTCGGCTTGCAGCCGCACGCGCCGTATTCGGTTCAGCGCGCCGGTTACCGGCATGCGATCGCCCGCGCCGCGAGAGATCGCCTGCCGATCGCGACGCATCTCGCCGAATCGCCGGAGGAGCGCGAGTTTGTGGCGCGTGCATCGGGCCCGCAGCGCCGGTTGCTCGAATCGCTCGGGCTCTGGAACCCGGCGCTGCTCGAAGAATTCGGGAAGGGCAATTCTCCCGTCGCGCACCTCGCGCCGGTTCTTCAGGATCGCGCGAGCCCGATGCTTCTTGTCCACCTGAATGATCTTTCCGACGACGATGTGGAATTGCTCGCTGCGGCGAATCGAGTCGCGCCGATTCACGTCGCCTACTGCCCGCGCGCGTCAGATTTTTTTGATGCTCCCGAAGTCTTCGGACCGCATCGCTACCGCCGGTTGCTCGAGTGCGGCATCAACGTCTGCCTCGGAACCGATTCGATCATCAATCTTCCGGAGTCTCACGCCGCCGGAGCATCGGCCCGAATCTCTCCGCTCGATGATGCGAAGTTGTTATTTGAGCGCGACGGCTGCGATCCGGGACTTCTGCTCGAGATGCTCACCGTGCGCGGGGCGATCGCGCTCGGCCTGGAGCCTTCGCGCTTCACGCTGAATCGGGGTGGTGAGATCGCCGGATTCTGCGCACTCCGTGTCGGCGAATCGGGTCTTGATCCTCGCAATCTCTGGAAGCTGGCGCTCGCTCCAGAATCCTCGATTGTGCGTGTGATCTAG
- the ccsA gene encoding cytochrome c biogenesis protein CcsA has product MHRVIRFVWPALIVCAAMACGARTASAQTAPDGNAHPAAEPIAREAAELPSAFGEAKPIGHSPSIADNHAFASKLDLEPLRSLAVWHDGRVKIFDTLARETVLKLTGKRSYFDVVATDGAKVDSSGLPSGAGKKLSYDPIFTLLDLIIDPAYYYDKPLLAVDYLPLRRAFLEAAFPKDEAVAERWLKLQRISPRMVNDFGVKIAEEYSAEAPYREALNRLDQQLEMWRLSKANMMLVAPDSAEKPWLHVSQLPPSSPVRAAAASLGQAWRDRDAAKANAAIATLASELPKINPAQYPTSRRSLELAYNRSGAFEWGMWAYFLSFLTLVLGFGTGRRWLINFGIATLVVAIGMHAFGFITRCIIAERFAIQNQFESMTGLSLFAAIVGFVILVFKRQYLFGAAAAGVGFLVLITATQTAIPGQSIEREAAILNTSILLKYHVTTVLVSYGLISLGFIVSSFYLVTHYAAKFRGASGATVVAQVALGSANGPTITVQESAPEFSPARQKTLDELDTAQMTVLQLAFWTLGVGILLGAWWADHSWGRWWAFDPKETWALITWIVYLIVIHVRLTTGKNKGLVTAWLSVVGFFVMLWTYFGVNLLLPGLHAYA; this is encoded by the coding sequence ATGCATCGAGTCATTCGCTTCGTGTGGCCGGCCTTGATCGTGTGCGCCGCGATGGCGTGCGGGGCGCGAACCGCGAGCGCGCAGACCGCGCCGGACGGGAACGCGCACCCTGCCGCGGAACCGATCGCGCGCGAGGCGGCGGAGTTGCCGAGCGCGTTCGGTGAGGCAAAGCCGATCGGACACTCGCCGAGTATCGCGGACAACCACGCGTTTGCATCGAAGCTCGATCTCGAACCGCTGCGTTCGCTCGCGGTCTGGCACGATGGGCGAGTGAAGATCTTCGACACCCTGGCTCGCGAAACGGTGCTCAAGCTGACGGGGAAGAGGAGCTATTTCGATGTGGTTGCGACCGATGGGGCGAAGGTCGATTCTTCGGGCTTGCCGAGCGGCGCGGGAAAGAAGCTTTCATACGACCCGATCTTCACGCTGCTCGACCTGATCATCGATCCGGCGTACTACTACGACAAGCCACTGCTCGCGGTCGACTATCTGCCGCTGCGGCGGGCGTTTCTCGAAGCGGCATTCCCGAAAGACGAAGCGGTTGCCGAACGGTGGTTGAAGCTGCAGCGCATCAGCCCCCGGATGGTGAACGATTTCGGCGTCAAGATCGCGGAGGAGTATTCGGCCGAAGCGCCGTATCGCGAGGCGCTGAACAGGCTCGATCAGCAGCTCGAGATGTGGCGGCTCAGCAAGGCGAACATGATGCTGGTCGCGCCCGATTCGGCTGAGAAGCCGTGGCTGCACGTTTCGCAACTGCCGCCATCGAGTCCGGTCCGCGCCGCGGCGGCGAGCCTTGGCCAGGCATGGCGCGATCGCGATGCGGCGAAGGCAAATGCCGCGATCGCGACGCTTGCCTCGGAATTGCCGAAGATCAACCCGGCGCAGTATCCCACTTCGCGCCGCTCGCTCGAATTGGCGTACAACAGGTCGGGAGCGTTCGAATGGGGCATGTGGGCGTACTTCCTCTCGTTTCTCACGCTCGTTCTGGGTTTCGGAACGGGGCGCCGGTGGCTGATCAACTTTGGAATCGCCACGCTTGTCGTGGCGATCGGGATGCACGCGTTCGGATTCATCACTCGATGCATCATCGCAGAGCGGTTTGCCATCCAGAATCAGTTCGAGTCGATGACCGGGCTGTCGCTCTTCGCGGCGATTGTGGGGTTTGTGATCCTGGTGTTCAAGCGGCAATACTTGTTCGGTGCCGCGGCGGCGGGGGTCGGGTTTTTGGTGTTGATCACGGCGACCCAGACTGCGATCCCGGGTCAGAGCATCGAGCGGGAAGCGGCGATTTTGAACACGAGCATCTTGCTCAAGTACCACGTCACCACGGTGCTCGTGAGTTACGGGCTGATTTCGCTTGGGTTTATCGTCAGTTCGTTCTATCTCGTGACGCACTACGCGGCGAAGTTCCGCGGCGCTTCGGGCGCGACCGTGGTCGCGCAGGTCGCGCTCGGATCAGCGAACGGACCGACGATTACCGTGCAGGAGTCCGCGCCGGAGTTCTCCCCCGCGCGGCAGAAGACGCTCGATGAACTCGACACGGCGCAGATGACGGTGCTGCAACTGGCGTTCTGGACGCTCGGCGTGGGCATTCTGCTCGGCGCCTGGTGGGCGGATCACTCGTGGGGACGGTGGTGGGCGTTTGATCCGAAGGAAACCTGGGCGCTGATCACCTGGATTGTGTATCTCATCGTGATCCATGTGCGGCTTACGACGGGGAAGAACAAGGGGCTCGTCACGGCGTGGTTGAGCGTGGTGGGTTTCTTCGTCATGTTGTGGACCTACTTCGGCGTAAATCTGTTATTGCCCGGCCTGCACGCGTACGCGTGA
- a CDS encoding DNA-3-methyladenine glycosylase produces the protein MARLPRSFFARESVVLAPDLIGTRLVHRLADGTRLSGIIVEVEAYIGSEDRASHAFGGRRTARNEAMYAKAGTSYVYFTYGMHFCMNIVCAEEGVPQAVLLRALEPDTDSLETMRKNRGVESVRLLCAGPGRLCQALGIDRRLNGVDLCTSDELWLERAEAGQRKSERSRRVGIDSAGAWAKRLLRWTERGNVYISKPPDGMRLVSGNRNGSKNRKPA, from the coding sequence GTGGCGCGCCTTCCAAGATCTTTTTTTGCTCGCGAATCGGTTGTCCTTGCACCGGACCTGATCGGCACGCGCCTGGTGCACCGGCTTGCCGACGGAACGCGGCTCTCCGGGATCATCGTGGAAGTCGAGGCGTACATCGGGTCCGAGGATCGTGCGAGTCATGCGTTCGGCGGGAGGCGGACGGCGCGGAACGAAGCGATGTACGCCAAGGCGGGCACGTCGTACGTGTACTTCACGTACGGGATGCACTTCTGCATGAACATCGTGTGCGCGGAGGAGGGAGTGCCGCAGGCGGTGCTGCTTCGCGCCCTCGAACCGGACACGGATTCGCTCGAAACCATGAGAAAAAACCGGGGGGTTGAATCGGTGCGATTGCTGTGCGCCGGGCCGGGAAGGCTTTGCCAAGCGCTCGGGATCGATCGAAGGCTGAATGGCGTGGATCTGTGCACGAGCGACGAGCTATGGCTGGAACGGGCGGAGGCCGGCCAGAGAAAGAGCGAGCGCTCCAGACGAGTCGGGATCGATTCGGCCGGCGCGTGGGCCAAACGGCTGTTGCGCTGGACGGAGCGTGGAAACGTCTATATCAGCAAGCCCCCGGACGGTATGCGTTTGGTTTCCGGCAATCGAAATGGATCAAAGAATCGCAAACCGGCGTAG
- a CDS encoding AI-2E family transporter, with translation MNEPAGKSAKDAPDSAAPDWKSMRLWQIQPVRDVLLVLMILGVVYLGYLASVVTVPILLALLLAYLFEPLVAWMVRKKMASRRGGALLIVFFAVLLIVVPTVLGATFAVVQGVRFAETTTRNVDLLMRSVEAPDDEQLNQRVHAEGWGRIRDFLVAENKKRLEAKDSGHESEAAGLVQSVLVWLRDNSKEIGKQAALTSVSVFAVAASFLRSFVYVVFGAALTAFFFYFFCTGWGEVLAFWESLIPEKRKWKVIDLVHKMDQVIAGFVRGRIIICAIVGVWATVGYWIIGAPAPLVFGPLVGALFIVPYVHALMIPIVIIAMAIDPSSVHWQSTWWWIVLGPIIVYMSCQLIDDYVLTPTIQGNTTGMATPTIVFASFAGGALMGVYGLLIAIPLAACIKILLREVFWPRFKAWASGSATDFLPIEEKR, from the coding sequence GTGAATGAACCCGCCGGAAAATCGGCCAAGGACGCACCGGATTCAGCGGCTCCTGACTGGAAGTCGATGCGGCTCTGGCAGATCCAGCCTGTGCGCGACGTGCTGCTGGTGCTGATGATCCTGGGGGTCGTGTACCTCGGGTATCTGGCGAGCGTCGTGACCGTCCCGATTCTCCTCGCGCTCCTGCTCGCGTACCTGTTCGAGCCGCTGGTCGCGTGGATGGTCCGCAAGAAGATGGCTTCGCGTCGGGGCGGCGCTCTCCTGATCGTTTTTTTTGCGGTGCTTCTCATCGTGGTGCCGACCGTGCTCGGCGCCACGTTCGCCGTCGTGCAGGGCGTTCGCTTCGCGGAAACCACGACCCGCAATGTCGATCTGCTCATGCGTTCGGTCGAAGCGCCCGACGACGAGCAGCTCAACCAGCGGGTGCACGCCGAGGGCTGGGGCAGGATCAGGGATTTCCTCGTTGCGGAGAACAAGAAGCGCCTCGAAGCCAAGGATTCGGGGCACGAATCGGAGGCGGCGGGGCTCGTCCAATCGGTTCTCGTCTGGCTGCGTGACAATTCCAAGGAGATCGGCAAGCAGGCGGCGCTGACCAGCGTCAGCGTTTTCGCGGTCGCGGCGAGTTTTCTCCGCTCGTTCGTTTACGTGGTCTTCGGCGCGGCGCTGACGGCCTTTTTCTTCTACTTCTTCTGTACCGGCTGGGGAGAAGTCCTCGCGTTCTGGGAGAGCCTGATCCCCGAGAAGCGAAAGTGGAAAGTGATCGACCTGGTTCACAAGATGGATCAGGTGATCGCGGGATTCGTGCGCGGGCGCATCATCATCTGCGCGATCGTGGGCGTGTGGGCGACCGTCGGCTACTGGATCATCGGCGCGCCGGCGCCGCTGGTTTTCGGGCCGCTGGTCGGGGCGCTCTTTATTGTGCCTTATGTGCACGCCCTCATGATCCCGATCGTCATCATCGCGATGGCGATCGACCCGAGTTCGGTGCACTGGCAGTCCACGTGGTGGTGGATCGTGCTCGGTCCCATCATCGTGTACATGTCGTGCCAGCTCATCGACGACTACGTGCTGACACCGACGATTCAGGGGAACACGACGGGGATGGCGACTCCGACGATCGTTTTCGCCTCGTTTGCGGGCGGCGCGTTGATGGGCGTCTATGGACTGTTGATCGCGATCCCGCTGGCGGCGTGCATCAAGATCCTGCTGCGTGAAGTGTTCTGGCCGCGCTTCAAGGCGTGGGCGTCGGGAAGCGCGACCGACTTCCTCCCGATCGAGGAAAAGCGGTAG
- the queF gene encoding preQ(1) synthase, translating to MPDSKLLEAFQTPAESPFVIEHVNEEFTSVCPVTGHPDFGSITLVYEPKGAKSGGTCVELKSLKLYYQSFRNEGIYYEAVTNKIRDDLAALMKPAWLLIRTDWRGRGGIRSRIFATQGDVPKHWLR from the coding sequence ATGCCCGATTCCAAGCTTCTCGAAGCCTTTCAGACCCCTGCCGAATCGCCCTTCGTCATCGAACATGTGAACGAGGAGTTCACGAGCGTCTGCCCCGTCACCGGTCATCCCGATTTCGGCTCGATCACCCTGGTCTATGAGCCCAAGGGCGCCAAATCCGGCGGCACCTGCGTCGAGCTCAAAAGCCTCAAGCTCTACTACCAGTCCTTTCGCAACGAAGGCATCTACTACGAAGCCGTCACCAACAAGATCCGTGACGATCTCGCGGCACTCATGAAGCCCGCGTGGCTGCTTATCCGCACCGATTGGCGCGGCAGGGGCGGCATCCGCTCGCGCATCTTCGCGACGCAAGGCGACGTGCCCAAGCACTGGCTCCGCTGA
- a CDS encoding tetratricopeptide repeat protein, translating into MTPGNFNLYHRAFTRIVLAGTAAALTGCSSGGGSASGPATNQSEASTSGPITDIPDSGPKTRDAIALASLQRAEALAKSGMTRPALVEFERAIENNPSLPQAYIGAAEIYRGQGDYESASVRYRQAADLMPQNFEPRYNEGLMLQLLHRLTEAVRAYLKALEIKPNDFDANLNIATAYLEMNEPGSGLPYAQRAVQINPRSGPAHANLGSIYGALNRHQDAVNEYRQALEQVELSPPLLLNLANSLGKVGRYDEMVNTLNQVIKIQPSAAAYERMGYAEFKLYKYDEALKYFRTSVEIDPNYAPGHTGVGVCLLNEYEFSKRQNDSLRSEALSHLRTSVQLDPRQTQVIDIINRYR; encoded by the coding sequence ATGACGCCAGGCAACTTCAATCTCTACCACCGGGCCTTCACTCGAATCGTTCTTGCGGGAACCGCCGCGGCATTGACTGGCTGTTCTTCGGGCGGGGGCAGCGCTTCTGGACCCGCAACCAATCAGTCTGAGGCTTCAACATCCGGTCCTATCACAGACATTCCCGACTCCGGCCCGAAGACGCGTGATGCGATTGCATTGGCCTCGTTGCAGAGAGCGGAGGCCCTGGCCAAGTCCGGTATGACGCGTCCGGCCCTCGTCGAATTCGAACGGGCGATTGAAAACAACCCCAGCCTGCCCCAGGCCTACATCGGCGCCGCCGAGATTTATCGCGGACAGGGCGATTATGAATCAGCCTCGGTGCGATACCGGCAGGCCGCGGATCTCATGCCTCAGAATTTCGAGCCCCGCTACAACGAGGGCTTGATGCTCCAGCTTCTGCACCGGCTAACCGAAGCCGTGCGCGCCTACCTCAAGGCGCTTGAAATCAAGCCAAACGATTTCGACGCGAACCTGAACATTGCCACTGCCTATCTCGAAATGAACGAGCCCGGCAGCGGCCTGCCCTACGCCCAGCGCGCCGTGCAGATCAATCCGCGCAGCGGCCCGGCCCACGCCAACCTCGGCTCGATCTACGGCGCACTCAACCGCCACCAGGATGCGGTCAACGAATACCGCCAGGCGCTCGAGCAGGTCGAACTCTCTCCCCCGCTGCTCCTCAACCTTGCCAACAGCCTCGGCAAAGTCGGCCGCTATGACGAGATGGTCAACACGCTGAATCAGGTCATCAAGATTCAGCCTTCCGCCGCGGCATACGAACGCATGGGCTACGCCGAGTTCAAGCTCTACAAGTACGACGAAGCGCTCAAGTACTTCCGCACGTCGGTGGAAATCGATCCAAACTACGCCCCCGGTCACACCGGTGTCGGCGTCTGCCTGCTGAACGAATACGAGTTTTCCAAGCGCCAGAACGATTCGCTCAGGTCCGAGGCGCTCTCCCACCTGCGCACCAGCGTGCAGCTCGATCCGCGCCAGACGCAGGTCATCGACATCATCAATCGCTACCGGTAG